The Saccharopolyspora gloriosae genome has a segment encoding these proteins:
- a CDS encoding ACT domain-containing protein yields the protein MTALELRLHPEQLAVAKVPATADLTIGGGPIRAELVTAEERTIVLGHDQATELGEQAAVEGPFRALEVRGPLDFSLTGVLAALLTPLAQAGISVFTLSTFDTDWILVPAGSAAQARTALINSGHTVTTEEFA from the coding sequence GTGACCGCACTGGAACTGCGGCTGCACCCCGAACAGCTCGCAGTCGCCAAGGTTCCGGCGACCGCGGACCTCACCATCGGCGGCGGGCCGATCCGGGCCGAGCTGGTCACCGCCGAGGAGCGGACGATCGTCCTCGGCCACGACCAGGCGACCGAACTCGGCGAGCAGGCCGCCGTCGAAGGCCCGTTCCGGGCGCTGGAGGTCCGCGGCCCGCTGGACTTCTCGCTCACCGGTGTCCTCGCCGCCTTGCTGACCCCGTTGGCGCAGGCCGGGATCAGCGTCTTCACACTGTCCACATTCGACACCGACTGGATCCTCGTCCCCGCCGGATCGGCGGCGCAGGCCCGGACCGCGTTGATCAACTCAGGTCACACCGTCACCACGGAGGAATTCGCATGA
- the argJ gene encoding bifunctional glutamate N-acetyltransferase/amino-acid acetyltransferase ArgJ → MSVTAPAGFRAAGVPAGIKASGAQDLALIVNDGPRHTAAGVFTTNKVKAAPVLWSQQVLQERSLHAVVLNSGGANACTGPGGFQDTHSTAEKVAEVLGIGAIDVAVCSTGLIGERLPMPAVVSGVDSAAAALAGTEAAGTDAATAVLTTDSKAKQALATGNGWSIGGFAKGAGMLAPNMATMLSVLTTDAIVEPGTLDAALRAATRTTFDRLDVDGGTSTNDTVLLLASGASGVEPTAEELTGVLTAVSTDLVRQLQGDAEGATKAVDITVRGARTEDDAVHIGRIIAEDNLVKTALFGSDPNWGRIAMALGRADAEIDVSRVEIITNDVSLFAGGLPNRDRAEADLSGRDITIVVDLHLGDQEATILSTDLSHDYVEENSAYSS, encoded by the coding sequence ATGAGCGTCACAGCCCCCGCCGGATTCCGGGCGGCCGGTGTGCCCGCCGGGATCAAGGCGAGCGGAGCCCAGGACCTCGCCCTGATCGTCAACGACGGCCCGCGGCACACCGCTGCCGGCGTCTTCACCACCAACAAGGTCAAAGCGGCCCCGGTGCTGTGGTCCCAGCAGGTCCTCCAAGAGCGCAGCCTGCACGCCGTGGTGCTCAACTCCGGCGGAGCCAACGCCTGCACCGGCCCCGGAGGCTTCCAGGACACCCACTCCACCGCCGAGAAAGTCGCCGAAGTGCTCGGCATCGGCGCGATCGACGTCGCCGTGTGCTCCACCGGGCTGATCGGCGAACGGCTCCCGATGCCCGCCGTCGTATCCGGAGTGGACAGCGCGGCGGCGGCCCTGGCAGGCACGGAGGCCGCCGGAACCGACGCGGCGACCGCCGTGCTGACCACCGACAGCAAAGCCAAGCAGGCCCTCGCCACCGGAAACGGTTGGAGCATCGGCGGATTCGCCAAGGGCGCGGGCATGCTCGCCCCCAACATGGCGACCATGCTCAGCGTCCTCACCACCGACGCGATCGTCGAACCCGGGACGCTCGACGCCGCGCTGCGCGCCGCCACCCGCACCACCTTCGACCGGCTCGACGTCGACGGCGGCACCTCCACCAACGACACCGTCCTGCTGCTGGCCTCCGGTGCCTCCGGCGTCGAACCCACCGCCGAGGAACTGACCGGAGTCCTCACCGCCGTCAGCACCGACCTCGTCCGGCAGCTCCAAGGCGACGCCGAAGGCGCCACCAAAGCCGTCGACATCACCGTGCGCGGCGCGCGCACCGAAGACGACGCCGTCCACATCGGCCGGATCATCGCCGAGGACAACCTGGTCAAGACCGCGCTGTTCGGCTCCGACCCCAACTGGGGCAGGATCGCGATGGCGCTCGGCCGGGCCGACGCCGAAATCGACGTGAGCCGCGTCGAGATCATCACCAACGACGTCTCGCTGTTCGCAGGCGGACTGCCCAACCGCGACCGCGCCGAAGCCGACCTCAGCGGCCGCGACATCACGATCGTCGTCGACCTGCACCTCGGCGACCAGGAGGCCACGATCCTGTCCACCGACCTGTCCCACGACTACGTCGAAGAGAACAGCGCGTACTCCTCATGA
- the argB gene encoding acetylglutamate kinase, whose product MTTEQTPADRLATAAEKASVLVEALPWLERFHGATVVIKYGGNAMVDDELKAAFAQDMVFLRLAGLHPVIVHGGGPQITTMLDRLGMTGEFRGGLRVTTPETLDVVRMVLVGQVGRELVGLINKHGPHAVGMSGEDAQLFTAARRTATVDGEPVDVGLVGDVVAVNPDAVLDLINAGRIPVVSTVAPDVDGVVHNVNADTAAGALAVALGAEKLVVLTDVEGLYTDWPDRSSLVARLDADQLEELLPGLASGMVPKMEACLRAVRGGVPRAHVIDGRLAHSVLLEVFTSAGVGTMVLPGKEDEDE is encoded by the coding sequence ATGACCACCGAACAGACCCCCGCCGACCGGCTCGCCACCGCCGCCGAAAAAGCCAGCGTGCTCGTCGAAGCACTGCCGTGGCTGGAGCGCTTCCACGGCGCCACCGTCGTCATCAAGTACGGCGGCAACGCCATGGTCGACGACGAGCTCAAAGCCGCGTTCGCGCAGGACATGGTGTTCCTGCGGCTCGCAGGCCTGCACCCCGTCATCGTGCACGGCGGCGGACCGCAGATCACCACGATGCTCGACCGGCTCGGCATGACCGGCGAATTCCGCGGCGGCCTGCGCGTCACCACCCCCGAAACGCTCGACGTGGTGCGGATGGTGCTCGTCGGCCAAGTCGGACGCGAACTCGTCGGCCTCATCAACAAGCACGGCCCGCACGCCGTGGGCATGTCCGGGGAGGACGCGCAGCTGTTCACCGCCGCGCGCCGCACCGCCACCGTCGACGGCGAACCCGTCGACGTGGGCCTCGTCGGCGACGTCGTCGCCGTCAACCCGGACGCCGTGCTCGACCTGATCAACGCCGGACGCATCCCCGTCGTGTCCACCGTGGCGCCGGACGTGGACGGTGTGGTGCACAACGTCAACGCCGACACCGCCGCCGGAGCGCTCGCCGTCGCGCTCGGCGCGGAGAAGCTCGTGGTGCTCACCGACGTCGAAGGCCTCTACACCGACTGGCCCGACCGGTCCTCGCTGGTGGCCCGGCTCGACGCCGACCAACTCGAAGAACTCCTGCCCGGACTGGCCTCCGGGATGGTGCCGAAGATGGAGGCCTGCCTGCGCGCCGTGCGCGGCGGAGTGCCGCGAGCGCACGTCATCGACGGCAGGCTCGCCCACTCGGTACTGCTCGAAGTGTTCACCAGCGCGGGCGTCGGAACGATGGTGCTGCCCGGGAAGGAAGACGAGGACGAATGA
- a CDS encoding acetylornithine transaminase — protein MTTNTTGAQRWQASMMGNYGTPKLTLTSGSGCEVTDADGKTYLDFVGGIAVNALGHAHPAVVKAVTEQIGTLGHVSNFYAHDPGLKLAERLLELSGFTGRGRVLFCNSGAEANEAAFKIARRTGRLKIVATDGGFHGRTMGALALTGQPAKREPFAPMPAGVEHVPFGDIAALESIVDDTTAALVLEPVQGENGVIVPPEGYLRAAREITSRHGALLIIDEVQTGLGRTGHWFAFQRDGIEPDVITLAKGLGGGLSLGACIGVGEAGELLQPGQHGTTFGGNPVACAAALAVLDTIAADGLLDHVKVVGEQLADGIRELGHPLIAEVRGEGLLLGIRLTEPVAAATAAAAQDAGYLINAVQPDVLRLSPALVLTTDQARRLLTDLPGLLG, from the coding sequence ATGACCACCAACACGACCGGGGCGCAGCGCTGGCAGGCGTCCATGATGGGCAACTACGGCACCCCGAAACTCACGCTGACCAGCGGCTCCGGCTGCGAAGTCACCGACGCCGACGGCAAGACCTACCTCGACTTCGTCGGCGGCATCGCCGTCAACGCGCTCGGCCACGCCCACCCCGCCGTGGTCAAGGCGGTGACCGAGCAGATCGGCACCCTCGGGCACGTCTCCAACTTCTACGCCCACGACCCCGGGCTGAAGCTGGCCGAACGGCTGCTCGAACTCTCCGGGTTCACCGGACGTGGGCGGGTGCTGTTCTGCAACTCCGGGGCCGAGGCGAACGAAGCCGCGTTCAAGATCGCGCGGCGGACCGGACGGCTCAAGATCGTCGCGACGGACGGCGGCTTCCACGGCCGGACCATGGGTGCGCTGGCGCTCACCGGCCAGCCCGCCAAGCGGGAACCGTTCGCCCCGATGCCCGCCGGAGTCGAACACGTCCCGTTCGGCGACATCGCCGCACTTGAATCCATTGTGGACGACACGACGGCGGCGTTGGTCCTCGAACCCGTGCAGGGCGAGAACGGCGTCATCGTCCCGCCCGAGGGCTACCTGCGGGCCGCCCGCGAGATCACCAGCAGGCACGGCGCGCTGCTGATCATCGACGAGGTGCAGACCGGCCTCGGCCGTACCGGACACTGGTTCGCCTTCCAACGCGACGGCATCGAACCCGACGTCATCACCCTCGCCAAAGGCCTCGGCGGCGGCCTCTCCCTCGGCGCCTGCATCGGAGTCGGCGAAGCGGGCGAACTGCTCCAGCCCGGCCAGCACGGCACCACCTTCGGCGGTAACCCCGTCGCGTGCGCCGCAGCGCTCGCCGTCCTCGACACCATCGCCGCGGACGGGCTGCTGGACCACGTCAAGGTCGTCGGAGAACAACTCGCCGACGGCATCCGCGAACTCGGGCACCCGCTGATCGCCGAAGTCCGCGGCGAAGGACTGCTGCTCGGCATCCGCCTCACCGAACCGGTCGCCGCCGCCACCGCGGCGGCAGCGCAGGATGCCGGATACCTCATCAACGCCGTGCAACCGGACGTCCTCCGGCTCAGCCCGGCGCTGGTGCTCACCACCGACCAGGCACGACGGTTGCTGACCGACCTGCCCGGCCTGCTCGGCTGA
- the argF gene encoding ornithine carbamoyltransferase translates to MTLRHFLRDDDLSPQEQTEILDLAARFKADRLADRSLDGRSVAVIFEKNSTRTRLSFEVGIHQLGGQPIVVDGRMMQLGREETIEDTSRVLSRYVDAVVWRTFAQARIEAMAGGSAVPVVNALTDEFHPCQVLADLQTVRERHGELPGRTLTYLGDGANNMAHSLLIGGVTAGMHVRIGAPEGFAPAQWVLDAATKRAAETGGSVQVNTEPRAAVDGADVLVTDSWTSMGQENDGKDRVSPFRPFQINTELLAATGVNTSVLHCLPAHRGWEVTDEVLDGPASAVFDEAENRLHAQKALLAWLVQRS, encoded by the coding sequence GTGACACTCCGGCATTTTCTGCGCGACGACGACCTGAGCCCGCAGGAGCAGACCGAGATCCTCGACCTCGCCGCCCGGTTCAAAGCCGACCGGCTCGCGGACCGCTCCCTCGACGGACGATCCGTCGCGGTGATCTTCGAGAAGAACTCGACCCGCACCCGGCTGTCCTTCGAAGTCGGCATCCACCAGCTCGGCGGTCAGCCGATCGTGGTCGACGGCCGCATGATGCAGCTCGGCCGCGAAGAGACCATCGAGGACACCTCGCGCGTGCTGTCCCGCTACGTCGACGCCGTCGTCTGGCGCACCTTCGCCCAAGCCCGCATCGAGGCGATGGCAGGCGGGTCCGCGGTGCCCGTCGTCAACGCGCTCACCGACGAATTCCACCCCTGCCAGGTCCTCGCCGACCTGCAGACGGTGCGGGAACGCCACGGCGAACTGCCCGGCCGGACCCTCACCTACCTCGGCGACGGCGCCAACAACATGGCCCACTCGCTGCTCATCGGCGGCGTCACCGCAGGCATGCACGTCCGCATCGGCGCCCCCGAAGGGTTCGCCCCCGCGCAGTGGGTGCTCGACGCCGCCACCAAGCGCGCCGCTGAAACCGGCGGCTCCGTGCAAGTGAACACCGAACCCCGCGCCGCCGTCGACGGAGCGGACGTGCTGGTCACCGACTCCTGGACCTCCATGGGCCAGGAGAACGACGGCAAGGACCGGGTCAGCCCGTTCCGGCCGTTCCAGATCAACACCGAATTGCTCGCCGCCACCGGCGTCAACACCAGCGTGCTGCACTGCCTGCCCGCGCACCGCGGCTGGGAAGTCACCGACGAAGTCCTCGACGGCCCGGCCAGCGCCGTGTTCGACGAGGCGGAGAACCGGCTGCACGCGCAGAAAGCCTTGCTGGCCTGGCTGGTGCAGCGGTCATGA
- a CDS encoding arginine repressor: MTTRAARQARIVELVSSMGIRSQTELARLLAGDDIDVTQATLSRDLDELGAVKLRGPDGGAAVYVIPEDGSPVRGVQGGTTRLSRLLAELLVSADGSGNLTVLRTPPGAAQFLASAIDRAALLEVVGSIAGDDTVMVLAREPLTGLDLAERFTNMASGERIPPPEGADDRDDGDAERREITSAMRNNDNE; encoded by the coding sequence ATGACCACCAGGGCGGCCCGGCAGGCACGCATCGTCGAGCTCGTCTCGTCGATGGGCATCCGCAGCCAGACCGAACTCGCGCGGCTGCTGGCGGGCGACGACATCGACGTCACCCAAGCCACGCTGTCGCGCGACCTCGACGAACTGGGTGCGGTGAAACTGCGCGGACCCGACGGGGGAGCGGCCGTCTACGTCATACCCGAGGACGGCAGCCCCGTCCGCGGGGTGCAGGGTGGGACGACCAGGCTCAGCAGGTTGCTGGCCGAGCTGCTCGTCTCGGCCGACGGCTCCGGCAACCTCACCGTGCTGCGCACGCCACCGGGCGCCGCACAATTCCTGGCCAGCGCGATCGACCGCGCCGCCCTCCTGGAGGTGGTCGGCTCCATCGCGGGCGACGACACCGTCATGGTCCTCGCCAGAGAGCCGCTGACCGGACTCGATCTGGCCGAGCGGTTCACCAACATGGCCTCCGGCGAGCGAATCCCGCCGCCGGAAGGCGCCGATGACCGGGACGACGGCGACGCCGAGCGGCGTGAGATCACAAGCGCCATGAGGAACAACGACAATGAGTGA
- the argH gene encoding argininosuccinate lyase, translating into MTQQGSEPTKLWGGRFASGPAEAMAALSLSTHFDWRLAPYDIAGSRAHARVLHQAGLLTADELDRMHQGLDVLAADVESGAFQPVVEDEDVHTALERGLLERVGTDLGGKLRAGRSRNDQVATLFRMWLRDATRRVAAGVLDVVDALAGQAQAHPEAVLPGRTHLQHAQPVLLGHHLLAHCQALLRDVSRLRDWDARTAFSPYGSGALAGSSLGLDPQAVAAELGFDGAVDNSIDGTASRDFAAESAFCLAMLAVNLSRVAEEVIIWNTAEFRYVTLDDAWATGSSIMPQKKNPDVAELARGKSGRLVGNLTGLLATLKAQPLAYNRDLQEDKEPVFDSVEQLDLLLPAMAGMLGTLTFHTERLAELAPAGFTLATDIAEWLVRQGVPFRVAHEASGECVRTAESRDVGLNDLTDEELAAAHPALTPAVREVLTVPGSIASRDSHGGTAPDRVKEQRDRVFESIREHRAWLTA; encoded by the coding sequence GTGACCCAGCAAGGCAGCGAACCCACCAAGCTGTGGGGCGGCCGCTTCGCCTCCGGCCCGGCCGAGGCGATGGCCGCGCTCAGCCTGTCCACCCACTTCGACTGGCGGCTCGCCCCCTACGACATCGCCGGATCCCGCGCGCACGCCCGCGTCCTGCACCAGGCGGGCCTGCTCACCGCCGACGAGCTCGACCGGATGCACCAGGGCCTCGACGTGCTCGCCGCCGACGTCGAATCCGGCGCCTTCCAGCCCGTCGTCGAAGACGAGGACGTGCACACCGCGCTCGAACGAGGCCTGCTGGAACGCGTCGGCACCGACCTCGGCGGCAAGCTCCGCGCGGGCCGCTCCCGCAACGACCAGGTCGCGACGCTGTTCCGGATGTGGTTGCGCGACGCCACCCGCCGCGTCGCCGCCGGAGTGCTCGACGTGGTCGATGCGCTCGCCGGTCAAGCCCAGGCGCACCCGGAAGCGGTGCTGCCCGGCCGCACCCACCTCCAGCACGCCCAGCCGGTGCTGCTCGGACACCACCTGCTCGCGCACTGCCAGGCGCTGCTGCGCGACGTGAGCAGGCTGCGCGACTGGGACGCGCGCACCGCGTTCTCCCCGTACGGCTCGGGCGCGCTCGCCGGATCCTCGCTGGGACTCGACCCGCAGGCCGTGGCCGCGGAGCTCGGCTTCGACGGCGCGGTGGACAACTCCATCGACGGCACCGCCTCCCGCGACTTCGCGGCGGAATCCGCGTTCTGCCTGGCCATGCTCGCGGTGAACCTGTCCAGGGTGGCCGAAGAGGTCATCATCTGGAACACCGCCGAGTTCCGCTACGTCACGCTCGACGACGCTTGGGCCACCGGCAGTTCGATCATGCCGCAGAAGAAGAACCCGGACGTCGCCGAACTCGCCCGCGGCAAGTCCGGCCGGCTCGTCGGCAACCTCACCGGGCTGCTCGCCACGCTCAAGGCGCAGCCGCTCGCCTACAACCGGGACCTGCAGGAGGACAAGGAGCCGGTTTTCGACTCCGTTGAGCAGCTCGACCTCCTGCTGCCCGCGATGGCGGGAATGCTCGGCACGCTCACCTTCCACACCGAGCGCCTCGCCGAACTCGCCCCCGCCGGCTTCACCCTCGCCACCGACATCGCCGAGTGGCTGGTGCGCCAGGGCGTCCCGTTCCGCGTGGCGCACGAGGCGTCGGGGGAGTGCGTGCGCACAGCGGAGTCCCGCGACGTCGGTCTCAACGACCTCACCGATGAGGAACTCGCCGCCGCGCACCCCGCACTCACCCCGGCGGTCCGCGAGGTGCTGACCGTTCCCGGCTCCATCGCGTCCCGGGACTCCCACGGCGGAACTGCACCCGATCGTGTGAAGGAGCAGCGTGACCGGGTGTTCGAGTCGATCCGCGAGCATCGTGCCTGGCTGACGGCGTGA
- a CDS encoding DNA-3-methyladenine glycosylase → MSQVTREELAHDPLWVARRLLGCELRSSHPEGDVRVRLVEVEAYRGGDDPASHCYRGMTQRNAVMFGPAGHLYVYFVYGMHFCINVVCTEDGAPGAVLLRAGEVVEGVDLARRRRPAVRKDVQLASGPARLAGVLGITGEKNGIDLTSPDSPIRLFNGTTVDEDDVRTGPRVGVATAVDLPWRSWIDGSPSVSQYRRGGRRRIRDQA, encoded by the coding sequence GTGAGCCAAGTGACGCGTGAAGAACTCGCACACGACCCCCTCTGGGTGGCCCGTCGCCTGCTCGGCTGCGAGCTGCGATCGAGCCACCCGGAGGGCGACGTGCGGGTTCGGCTCGTCGAAGTCGAGGCCTACCGGGGCGGCGACGACCCCGCGTCGCACTGCTACCGCGGCATGACCCAGCGCAATGCCGTGATGTTCGGTCCGGCCGGGCACCTGTACGTCTACTTCGTCTACGGCATGCACTTCTGCATCAACGTGGTCTGCACCGAAGACGGAGCACCCGGCGCGGTGCTGCTGCGCGCGGGGGAGGTCGTCGAAGGCGTCGACCTGGCCAGGCGGCGCCGCCCAGCGGTGCGCAAGGACGTGCAACTGGCCAGCGGCCCGGCCCGCTTAGCGGGCGTCCTGGGCATCACCGGCGAGAAGAACGGAATCGACCTCACTTCGCCCGACTCGCCGATCCGCCTGTTCAACGGCACCACGGTCGACGAGGACGACGTCCGAACGGGGCCACGCGTCGGCGTCGCCACAGCGGTCGACCTCCCGTGGCGGTCTTGGATCGACGGCTCCCCATCGGTCAGCCAGTATCGGAGAGGCGGCCGCCGGCGGATCCGGGACCAGGCATAA
- the tyrS gene encoding tyrosine--tRNA ligase, giving the protein MSEHILDELSWRGLIAQSTDLDALRSDLDSGPLTLYAGFDPTAPSLHAGHLIPLLTLRRFQLAGHRPVVLSGGATGLIGDPRDTGERNLHDVDTVREWTGRIGHQLAKFVDFVPEGEPESPTGALVADNADWTAQLPVTEFLREVGKHFSINTMLSRETVKRRLEGDGLSYTEFSYMLLQANDFVQLYRRHGTRLQLGGSDQWGNIVAGVDLLRRQENATAHALTLPLVTDAEGRKFGKSTGGGNVWLDPELTSPYAWYQYFVNSSDADVAKYLRLFTFLDKEEIEELERTTAERPQQRAGQRKLAELLTTLVHGEAQTRQVIAASQALFGRGDFAELDQPTLEAVMAEVPTGEVRLSDEPTIVDLLVEAGLAQGRGAARRTVNEGGAYVNNTKIADETWSVSKEDLLHGHWAVIRRGKRHTAGIKVLY; this is encoded by the coding sequence GTGAGTGAGCACATCCTTGACGAGCTGTCCTGGCGCGGCCTGATCGCGCAATCCACCGACCTCGACGCGCTGCGTTCGGACCTGGACTCCGGACCGCTCACTCTCTATGCGGGCTTCGACCCGACCGCGCCGAGCCTGCACGCCGGCCACTTGATCCCGCTGCTGACGTTGCGCCGCTTCCAACTCGCCGGGCACCGTCCCGTCGTGCTCTCCGGCGGTGCGACCGGCCTGATCGGAGACCCGCGCGACACCGGCGAGCGCAACCTCCACGACGTCGACACCGTGCGGGAATGGACCGGTCGGATCGGCCACCAGCTCGCGAAGTTCGTCGACTTCGTCCCGGAAGGCGAGCCGGAGTCCCCGACGGGCGCGCTCGTCGCCGACAACGCCGACTGGACCGCGCAGCTCCCGGTCACCGAATTCCTCCGCGAGGTCGGCAAGCACTTCTCCATCAACACGATGCTGAGCAGGGAGACCGTCAAACGCCGCCTCGAAGGCGACGGCCTGTCGTACACCGAGTTCAGCTACATGCTGTTGCAGGCCAATGACTTCGTGCAGCTCTACCGCAGGCACGGCACCCGGTTGCAGCTCGGCGGCTCCGACCAGTGGGGCAACATCGTCGCCGGCGTCGACCTGCTGCGCAGGCAGGAGAACGCCACCGCTCACGCCCTGACGCTCCCGCTGGTCACCGACGCCGAGGGGCGCAAATTCGGCAAGTCCACCGGCGGCGGCAACGTGTGGCTCGATCCGGAGCTGACCTCGCCCTACGCCTGGTACCAGTACTTCGTGAACTCCTCGGACGCGGACGTGGCCAAGTACCTGCGCCTGTTCACGTTCCTCGACAAGGAGGAGATCGAGGAGCTCGAACGCACCACCGCCGAGCGGCCGCAGCAGCGAGCCGGCCAGCGCAAGCTCGCCGAGCTCCTGACGACCTTGGTCCACGGGGAGGCGCAGACCCGTCAGGTCATCGCCGCCAGCCAGGCACTGTTCGGCCGCGGTGATTTCGCTGAGCTCGATCAGCCGACGCTGGAGGCCGTGATGGCCGAGGTTCCCACCGGCGAAGTGCGCCTGTCCGACGAGCCGACCATCGTCGATCTGCTCGTCGAAGCAGGTCTCGCGCAGGGCCGCGGGGCCGCTCGACGCACCGTCAACGAGGGCGGCGCCTACGTCAACAACACCAAAATCGCAGATGAGACGTGGTCGGTGTCGAAGGAAGACCTACTGCACGGGCATTGGGCGGTAATTCGACGTGGTAAGCGTCACACTGCGGGGATCAAGGTGCTGTACTAG
- a CDS encoding HAD-IIA family hydrolase, with protein MTGTLLDHHDAVLLDLDGTVYRGGQLAPGADEAIAEVRRRGVSARYVTNNASKPAHSVAEHLNALGLSATADEVSTSSQAGAALLAEQLPAGAKVLVVGSEALADEVGKVGLTPVREHTDEPIAVVQGHSPDTGWWNLAEACLAIRDGAVWVACNADATLPTERGELPGNGSMVAALRAATKQEPQVAGKPERPLLNRAVASAQASRPLMVGDRLDTDIGGAVRAGMSSLMVLTGVGTPADVLFAPVEERPDHVADDLRGLHLPYSSTVIGEQSAWKVRVDEGSLELSAGTAQSQSDATDARAAALGALRALCAAWWPLGSGPVEVRAEDSASGNALRELGLV; from the coding sequence GTGACCGGCACCTTGCTCGACCACCACGACGCGGTCCTGCTCGACCTCGACGGCACCGTGTACCGCGGTGGTCAGCTCGCCCCCGGCGCTGACGAAGCCATCGCCGAAGTGCGTCGTCGCGGAGTGTCTGCGCGGTACGTGACCAACAACGCTTCGAAACCGGCGCATTCCGTTGCCGAACACCTGAACGCGCTCGGTTTGAGCGCCACCGCAGACGAGGTGAGCACCAGTTCGCAGGCCGGGGCGGCACTGCTCGCCGAGCAGCTGCCCGCCGGGGCGAAGGTGCTGGTCGTCGGATCGGAAGCGCTGGCTGATGAGGTCGGGAAGGTCGGGCTCACCCCGGTCCGGGAGCACACGGACGAGCCGATCGCCGTGGTCCAGGGGCATTCCCCCGACACCGGCTGGTGGAACCTCGCCGAGGCCTGCCTGGCGATCCGGGACGGGGCTGTGTGGGTCGCGTGCAACGCCGACGCCACGCTGCCCACGGAACGTGGCGAATTGCCGGGCAACGGTTCGATGGTCGCCGCGCTTCGTGCTGCGACCAAGCAGGAGCCACAAGTCGCGGGCAAACCAGAACGTCCGTTGCTGAATCGGGCCGTGGCCTCGGCGCAGGCGAGCCGTCCGCTGATGGTGGGTGATCGTCTGGACACCGACATCGGCGGTGCCGTCCGGGCTGGGATGTCATCGCTGATGGTGCTGACCGGCGTCGGTACTCCTGCCGACGTGTTGTTCGCCCCGGTCGAGGAACGACCCGACCACGTTGCGGACGATCTGCGCGGGCTGCACCTGCCGTATTCCAGCACGGTGATCGGCGAGCAGTCGGCTTGGAAGGTCCGCGTCGATGAGGGGTCTCTGGAGCTGTCGGCGGGTACCGCACAGTCACAGTCGGACGCCACCGATGCGCGTGCTGCGGCACTCGGTGCGCTGCGTGCGTTGTGCGCCGCCTGGTGGCCGCTCGGATCCGGTCCCGTCGAGGTTCGCGCCGAGGACTCCGCCTCCGGCAACGCGCTGCGCGAGCTGGGCCTGGTCTGA
- a CDS encoding TlyA family RNA methyltransferase — MPRKARLDAELVRRGQARSREHAAELIAAGRVTVRGMLARKSATAVEIDAPLVVTEDVEDPRWASRGAHKLLGALDVFGREGLSVEGRRCLDAGASTGGFTDVLLRHGAREVVAVDVGYGQLVWALQTDERVRIHDRTNVRALEPADIGGSVDLVVADLSFISLKLVLPALLACSAPGADLVPMVKPQFEVGKQRLGSGGVVRDPELRAEAVLDVVRFAAEAGVGLQSVAASPLPGPSGNVEFFVWLRAGTSTDPAAAAELVADAVRRGPQTTGKTGGAGEATAGTTEHRQGSRS, encoded by the coding sequence GTGCCGCGCAAGGCGCGCTTGGACGCCGAACTCGTTCGACGTGGGCAGGCCCGGTCCCGCGAGCATGCGGCCGAGTTGATCGCCGCAGGCAGGGTGACGGTGCGGGGAATGCTCGCCCGGAAATCCGCCACGGCCGTCGAGATCGATGCTCCGCTGGTCGTGACCGAGGACGTGGAAGATCCGCGGTGGGCTTCCCGCGGCGCGCACAAACTGTTGGGTGCGCTGGACGTGTTCGGGCGGGAAGGCCTGTCCGTCGAGGGACGCCGCTGCCTTGATGCCGGCGCCTCGACCGGTGGGTTCACCGACGTGCTGCTGCGCCATGGGGCGCGTGAGGTCGTGGCCGTGGACGTTGGGTACGGCCAATTGGTGTGGGCGTTGCAGACCGACGAACGGGTCCGGATCCACGACCGCACGAACGTCCGCGCACTCGAACCGGCCGATATCGGCGGCTCCGTGGACTTGGTGGTGGCTGATCTCTCCTTCATCTCGCTGAAGCTGGTGTTGCCCGCGTTGCTGGCGTGTTCCGCGCCGGGAGCCGACCTGGTGCCGATGGTCAAACCGCAGTTCGAGGTCGGCAAGCAGCGGTTGGGCTCCGGTGGTGTGGTGCGGGATCCTGAACTGCGGGCGGAGGCCGTGCTCGACGTGGTGCGTTTTGCCGCGGAGGCAGGGGTGGGCCTGCAAAGCGTTGCGGCAAGCCCGTTGCCCGGCCCGTCGGGCAATGTGGAGTTCTTCGTCTGGTTGCGGGCCGGGACGAGCACGGACCCGGCGGCGGCCGCGGAGCTCGTAGCCGACGCGGTACGCAGAGGACCGCAGACGACGGGTAAAACCGGCGGGGCCGGGGAGGCCACCGCTGGAACGACCGAGCACCGACAAGGGAGCCGGAGTTGA